The following proteins come from a genomic window of Streptomyces sp. GS7:
- a CDS encoding Ni/Fe hydrogenase subunit alpha gives MTHRETKVLRVDSLARVEGEGALHLRLDGGRVTEAHLKIYEPPRFFEAFLRGRSHMEPPDITSRVCGICPVAYQMSACRAIEDACGVTVEGQLAALRRLLYCGEWIESQTLHIYLLHAPDFLGHDSVIDLARTHPAHVERGLALKQTGNAVMELLGGRAIHPVNVRLGGFHRVPAKGELRPLAERLRRARDAAEATVRWVAGFDFPDAGCDHDFLALAEPGTYAIGAGTPTAMPAPGSAGLPPDSDRALSLRTFPVRDFPEHVIETQVPHSTALHSRLDGGRHLTGTLARYAISGRWLPPDVLRTAREAGLGDPREGTVCRNPFRSIIVRAVEVLYAVGEALRLIDAYEPPPRPYIDVPPRAATGHGATEAPRGLLYHRYTLDAGGTVTDAALVPPTAQNQAAIEHELRRAVQHRLDSGGHPTDAELTALCERVIRNHDPCISCSTHFLDLTVERE, from the coding sequence GTGACGCACCGGGAGACCAAGGTGCTGCGCGTGGACTCGCTCGCCCGTGTGGAGGGCGAGGGCGCGCTGCACCTGCGCCTCGACGGCGGCCGGGTCACCGAGGCGCACCTGAAGATCTACGAACCACCCCGGTTCTTCGAGGCGTTCCTGCGCGGTCGCTCCCACATGGAGCCGCCCGACATCACCTCCCGGGTCTGCGGAATCTGCCCGGTCGCCTACCAGATGAGCGCCTGCCGCGCCATCGAGGACGCCTGCGGCGTCACCGTGGAGGGACAGCTCGCCGCCCTGCGCCGGCTGCTCTACTGCGGCGAGTGGATCGAGAGCCAGACCCTCCACATCTACCTGCTGCACGCTCCCGACTTCCTCGGCCACGACAGCGTCATCGACCTCGCCCGCACCCATCCCGCCCACGTCGAACGCGGGTTGGCCCTCAAGCAGACCGGCAACGCCGTCATGGAACTGCTCGGCGGGCGCGCCATCCACCCCGTCAACGTCCGCCTCGGCGGCTTCCACCGCGTACCGGCCAAAGGGGAACTACGGCCACTGGCGGAACGGTTGCGGCGGGCCCGCGACGCCGCGGAGGCCACCGTGCGCTGGGTGGCCGGCTTCGACTTCCCCGACGCTGGCTGCGACCACGACTTCCTCGCACTGGCCGAACCCGGCACCTACGCGATCGGGGCCGGCACCCCCACCGCGATGCCGGCCCCGGGCAGCGCGGGCCTGCCGCCGGACAGTGACCGCGCGCTGTCCCTGCGCACCTTCCCGGTCCGCGACTTTCCCGAGCACGTGATCGAGACCCAGGTCCCGCACTCCACCGCCCTGCACTCACGGCTCGACGGGGGCCGCCACCTGACCGGCACGCTCGCCCGCTACGCCATCAGCGGCCGGTGGCTGCCGCCCGACGTGCTCCGCACCGCCCGCGAGGCCGGGCTCGGCGACCCCCGCGAGGGGACGGTGTGCCGCAACCCCTTCCGCAGCATCATCGTCCGCGCCGTCGAGGTGCTCTACGCCGTCGGCGAGGCGCTGCGCCTCATCGACGCCTACGAGCCGCCGCCCCGCCCGTACATCGACGTCCCTCCGCGGGCGGCCACCGGCCACGGCGCGACCGAGGCACCCCGCGGCCTCCTCTACCACCGCTACACCCTCGACGCCGGCGGGACCGTCACCGATGCCGCCCTGGTCCCGCCGACCGCCCAGAACCAGGCCGCGATCGAACACGAACTGCGCCGCGCCGTGCAGCACCGCCTGGACTCCGGCGGTCACCCCACCGACGCCGAGCTGACCGCGCTGTGCGAACGGGTCATCCGCAACCACGATCCGTGCATCTCCTGCTCCACCCACTTCCTCGACCTGACAGTCGAGCGGGAGTGA
- a CDS encoding universal stress protein yields MSSYDARNPVMVGVSHSPTAATAVAWAADAAARRGRELCLVHAQEWPAGAAPKDRHDAPDQAWASHFRASGRDLLQHCKDAAAEQVPGLRITTRLEDGHPAAVLREAAEDAALLVVGTHQVSGPGEAVTFTTVGRSLVGHPPCPVALVVGDTSCYDPLGPVMVGVDGSPASAPAVAFAFEEAALSEADLLAVQVRRPRRGDWPDAVQESFIDVSEALAGWREKYPQVVVREKVVMGQPAVQLAEEAAAARCLVVGSRGLGGFRGMVLGSTSRTLAHFAPGPLAVVPQAARTD; encoded by the coding sequence ATGAGCAGCTACGACGCGCGCAACCCCGTGATGGTCGGAGTCTCCCACTCGCCGACGGCCGCGACTGCGGTGGCATGGGCGGCGGACGCGGCGGCTCGGCGTGGCCGGGAGCTGTGCCTGGTGCACGCCCAGGAATGGCCCGCCGGAGCCGCGCCGAAGGATCGGCATGATGCACCGGATCAGGCTTGGGCCTCGCATTTCCGGGCCTCGGGACGGGACCTGTTGCAGCACTGCAAGGACGCCGCGGCCGAGCAGGTTCCCGGTCTGCGGATCACGACGCGTCTGGAGGACGGCCACCCGGCGGCTGTGCTGCGGGAGGCCGCGGAGGACGCCGCCCTGCTGGTGGTCGGCACCCACCAAGTGTCCGGTCCAGGGGAGGCGGTCACCTTCACCACGGTCGGCCGGTCCCTCGTCGGGCACCCTCCGTGCCCGGTGGCGCTGGTCGTCGGTGACACCTCGTGCTACGACCCCCTCGGGCCGGTGATGGTCGGGGTGGACGGTTCTCCGGCATCGGCTCCGGCGGTGGCCTTCGCCTTCGAGGAAGCCGCGTTGAGCGAGGCGGACCTGCTCGCGGTGCAGGTGCGACGGCCGCGCCGTGGCGACTGGCCGGACGCCGTCCAGGAGTCCTTCATCGACGTGTCGGAGGCACTTGCCGGGTGGCGCGAGAAGTACCCGCAGGTCGTGGTGCGGGAAAAGGTGGTGATGGGCCAGCCCGCGGTGCAGCTGGCCGAGGAGGCTGCCGCGGCACGCTGCCTGGTGGTGGGCTCCCGTGGGCTGGGCGGTTTCCGCGGGATGGTGCTGGGCTCCACCAGCCGCACGCTGGCACACTTCGCGCCGGGGCCGCTGGCGGTGGTGCCCCAGGCGGCCCGTACGGACTGA
- a CDS encoding flavin monoamine oxidase family protein has translation MRFRPGRRTSRSARRPACPCVAVPSPGRATFLAERGPGPAQSRPSRLPVRLRRQRGRRGRERHAGPVRAQEGDVVGAGISGLGAARYLADKGHDVSVLEARDRIGGRIWTSQQWSGVPLDLGASWIHGIDENPITDLAKKAGAKTVVTDLDSATDYLADGREIEGAQAQALQRWQEATAKALSSFQKEDDEDASIRSVVQNALGWSDLSNSVTVTTHKGAFQADHVVVTLPLGVLQSGAVTFGPGLPQPKTTAVSKLGMGVLNKCYLRFPKVFWADTGWLEYVPDVDEYGRWAQWVNVARLTGQPALLGFNAADFGRTIGSWSATEIVDSAMSTLKTIYGSGIPAPTGYQITRCASDPYAHGSYSFTKLGATSDMRDQLAASVDGRVHFAGEATDRKDHATVHGAYRSGLLAAKKIAGWTSRPHDTTGVRPPGPHRAADNARGTAAPAGASPEHTDGACRDQHRARTHPWLRRADGASPRLRKGLRTPLIATTTALVFGGIAWRTPGADSQRPATAAW, from the coding sequence ATGCGGTTTCGGCCAGGCCGCAGAACGTCGAGGTCAGCCAGGCGGCCGGCATGTCCTTGCGTAGCAGTCCCGAGTCCTGGCCGGGCGACATTTCTCGCAGAGCGTGGACCTGGGCCTGCCCAGTCTCGCCCTTCTCGCCTCCCTGTCCGCCTGCGACGGCAACGGGGACGACGGGGACGAGAACGGCACGCCGGGCCCGTCCGGGCGCAAGAAGGAGATGTCGTCGGCGCCGGGATCAGCGGTCTGGGCGCCGCCCGCTACCTGGCCGACAAGGGCCACGACGTGTCGGTGCTCGAAGCGCGGGACCGGATCGGCGGGCGCATCTGGACCAGTCAACAGTGGTCCGGTGTGCCGCTCGATCTCGGCGCGTCCTGGATCCACGGCATCGACGAGAACCCGATCACCGATCTGGCCAAGAAGGCCGGCGCGAAGACAGTGGTGACCGACCTCGACAGCGCTACCGACTACCTAGCCGACGGCCGGGAGATCGAGGGCGCGCAGGCCCAGGCGCTCCAACGCTGGCAGGAGGCCACCGCCAAGGCGCTGTCCTCATTCCAGAAGGAGGACGACGAGGATGCCTCAATCCGTAGCGTCGTCCAGAACGCGCTGGGCTGGTCCGACCTTTCGAACAGTGTGACGGTCACTACCCACAAAGGCGCCTTCCAAGCCGACCACGTGGTGGTGACGCTGCCGCTGGGTGTGCTGCAAAGCGGAGCGGTCACGTTCGGCCCCGGTCTGCCCCAGCCCAAGACCACCGCTGTCAGCAAGCTCGGCATGGGCGTGCTCAACAAGTGCTACCTTCGCTTCCCCAAGGTGTTCTGGGCGGACACCGGCTGGCTGGAGTACGTGCCGGACGTCGACGAGTACGGACGGTGGGCACAGTGGGTCAACGTCGCCCGCCTCACCGGCCAGCCGGCGCTGCTCGGCTTCAATGCCGCCGACTTCGGCCGCACCATCGGGAGTTGGAGCGCCACCGAGATCGTCGACAGTGCCATGAGCACCCTGAAGACCATCTACGGCAGCGGCATCCCCGCGCCGACGGGCTACCAGATCACCCGCTGTGCCTCCGACCCGTACGCACATGGCTCGTACTCGTTCACCAAGCTCGGCGCCACGTCCGACATGCGTGACCAGCTCGCGGCCAGTGTGGACGGCCGTGTGCACTTCGCCGGCGAGGCGACGGACCGCAAGGACCACGCCACCGTCCACGGCGCCTACCGGTCGGGCCTCCTCGCAGCCAAGAAGATCGCCGGCTGGACCAGCCGACCCCACGACACAACCGGAGTTCGTCCACCAGGTCCCCACCGGGCGGCCGACAACGCCCGCGGGACGGCAGCCCCCGCCGGCGCCTCCCCCGAACACACCGACGGGGCATGCCGAGACCAGCACCGCGCCCGCACGCACCCCTGGCTGCGCAGAGCGGACGGTGCCAGCCCCAGGCTTCGGAAAGGCTTGCGGACACCGCTGATCGCGACGACGACGGCGCTGGTCTTCGGTGGGATTGCCTGGCGGACCCCCGGGGCTGACTCCCAGCGCCCGGCAACCGCTGCGTGGTAG
- a CDS encoding DUF2231 domain-containing protein yields the protein MINGIPAHALFVHVVVILVPLTALALVSCAAWPRLTQRFGLALPALAVVTLVSVPVTTHAGEWLKHHVPRDPLVRQHAELGDGLLPWTVGLFALAVALWWMQRRTGAAPLAGTGSPAAVAEGEQPGTRARGALKAAAVVVSLVLGAGAVVQTYRIGDSGARAAWHNNFSTTSTPETGGR from the coding sequence ATGATCAACGGGATACCCGCGCATGCGCTCTTCGTTCACGTCGTGGTCATCCTCGTGCCACTTACCGCGCTTGCACTGGTGTCATGCGCCGCGTGGCCCCGCCTGACCCAGCGGTTCGGACTCGCCCTTCCGGCGCTGGCCGTGGTGACGCTGGTCAGCGTGCCGGTCACCACCCACGCGGGAGAGTGGCTCAAACACCACGTCCCCCGCGACCCTCTGGTACGCCAGCATGCCGAGCTGGGGGATGGCCTCTTGCCATGGACGGTGGGCCTGTTCGCGCTGGCGGTGGCTCTGTGGTGGATGCAGCGCCGCACCGGGGCCGCTCCCCTGGCCGGCACCGGCTCCCCGGCCGCAGTGGCCGAGGGAGAACAGCCAGGTACACGCGCACGGGGTGCCCTGAAGGCGGCTGCGGTAGTGGTGTCGCTGGTGCTGGGGGCCGGTGCGGTCGTGCAGACCTATCGCATCGGGGATTCGGGAGCGCGGGCCGCCTGGCACAACAACTTCTCCACCACGAGCACACCCGAAACCGGAGGCCGGTGA
- a CDS encoding universal stress protein produces MSGESRERGRIVVGVDGSESSEEALRWAVRQAELTDSTVDAVTAWEYPPLYGSIGWIDAPQELASDMKAAASQALDHAVKEAVAPEQQARIHSVLAYGTPAAVLLDQARGADLLVVGSRGHGGFAGALLGSVGQHCTQHAPCPVVVVRRQ; encoded by the coding sequence ATGAGCGGAGAGTCGAGGGAGCGGGGCCGCATCGTCGTGGGCGTCGACGGCTCGGAATCCTCGGAGGAGGCCCTGCGCTGGGCAGTGCGCCAAGCAGAGCTGACCGACAGCACCGTCGACGCGGTGACGGCATGGGAGTATCCGCCGCTGTACGGATCGATCGGCTGGATCGACGCACCGCAGGAACTGGCCAGCGATATGAAAGCCGCGGCGAGCCAAGCCCTCGACCATGCCGTCAAGGAGGCCGTGGCGCCGGAGCAACAGGCCCGGATCCACAGCGTCCTGGCGTACGGCACGCCTGCCGCGGTGCTGCTCGACCAGGCAAGGGGCGCCGATCTGCTGGTGGTCGGCAGCCGCGGTCACGGAGGCTTCGCCGGCGCTCTTCTGGGTTCCGTCGGTCAGCACTGCACCCAGCACGCACCGTGCCCGGTTGTCGTCGTTCGGCGTCAGTAG
- a CDS encoding universal stress protein, with protein sequence MASAAVHQVRRPIVVGVDPDPSLRMALAWAADEAARRRTPLCLVHAEGVPTGGYRKTEVHPSWEEWNRALHEAGERVLQGAVAFVEDRQPQVPLSALLAEGTPAWVLREQAREAAEVVLGSRHLGRVEEVFTSASIALPVMAHASCPVVVVPEPEHITQDPSYVVVGVDGSAHSAAAVDVAFQHAALHGAVLRAVYVQSPERFRGRDAHTVESECRSLLSETVAGRTATYPEVELHHEVVLGHPVEELAKASAHALCLVVGTRGHGGFTGLLLGSVSQGVLRYAQCPVIAVPQPRKDGY encoded by the coding sequence ATGGCCTCAGCAGCAGTTCACCAGGTTCGCCGGCCGATCGTGGTCGGCGTGGACCCGGACCCTTCCCTGCGGATGGCTCTGGCCTGGGCAGCGGACGAGGCGGCCCGCCGCCGGACACCGCTGTGCCTGGTCCACGCCGAGGGAGTACCCACCGGTGGCTACCGGAAGACTGAAGTACACCCGTCATGGGAGGAGTGGAACCGGGCACTGCACGAAGCCGGCGAGCGCGTGCTCCAGGGCGCGGTGGCGTTCGTCGAGGACCGGCAACCGCAGGTGCCGCTCTCGGCTCTGCTGGCCGAGGGCACACCGGCATGGGTCCTGCGGGAACAGGCCCGTGAGGCCGCCGAGGTGGTACTGGGTTCCCGTCACCTGGGCCGGGTGGAGGAAGTCTTCACTTCGGCGTCCATCGCGCTACCCGTCATGGCTCATGCCTCCTGCCCGGTTGTCGTGGTACCCGAACCGGAACACATCACCCAGGACCCGTCGTACGTCGTCGTCGGGGTCGACGGCAGCGCGCACTCCGCAGCTGCCGTGGACGTCGCCTTCCAGCACGCCGCCCTGCATGGCGCCGTCCTGAGAGCCGTGTACGTACAGAGCCCGGAGCGGTTCCGTGGGCGGGACGCGCACACCGTGGAAAGCGAATGCCGCAGCCTCCTGTCCGAGACCGTGGCAGGCCGCACCGCGACCTACCCCGAAGTGGAACTGCACCACGAGGTCGTCCTCGGCCACCCGGTGGAAGAACTCGCCAAGGCGTCGGCCCACGCCCTGTGCCTGGTGGTGGGAACCCGCGGGCACGGCGGCTTCACCGGCTTGCTGCTCGGCTCGGTGAGCCAGGGCGTGCTGCGCTACGCACAATGTCCCGTCATCGCCGTACCGCAGCCACGGAAAGACGGCTACTGA
- a CDS encoding acyl carrier protein, producing MKHDEALDIVKESLADVVPDADITTLGPNDTFRDALGIDSLDFLRFVELLTERTGIRIDDEDTAHLTTLGDSTRFLVAHAQ from the coding sequence ATGAAACACGACGAAGCACTGGACATCGTGAAGGAGTCGTTGGCCGATGTCGTACCGGATGCCGACATCACCACCCTGGGCCCCAACGACACGTTCCGGGATGCGTTGGGAATCGACTCGCTCGACTTCCTGCGCTTCGTCGAGCTCCTCACAGAGCGCACCGGCATTCGGATCGATGACGAGGACACCGCGCACCTCACCACGCTTGGGGACAGCACCAGGTTTCTCGTGGCCCACGCGCAGTGA
- a CDS encoding 2-oxo acid dehydrogenase subunit E2, translating into MAEFTMPSLGADMDEGTLQEWLVQAGDPVSKGDPVAVVETAKSTIEVECFETGRIGQLLVPPGTTVPVGTPLAQIEPRAEAGTPTKPEAPAKPTRSPRLPTPEGAGPTARKSPRRKSTPQPAPAATAALTDRHRADHPHGHGDEGPLVRHLAERAGIDLDTVHGTGRGRRVTRADVQRTAAAARSPARVTPYARRLARELGIDLHGLTGAGADGTVRASDVRAAAPGPTVPAEPESDGSAPARPSAVRRETGMREAIAGLMARANREIPHYYLSTSIDMTTAMHWTHEHNHHCPVGERLLPAALLLKAAARAAREVPELNGYWIDGHFTAGDEVRLGVAVSLRGGGLIAPVLRNADALELPELMAELKDLVDRARNGRLRGSEVSDPTITVTNLGDQGVEVVLGVIYPPQVALVGFGRVVERPWAVNGLLGVRPVATATLAADHRATDGAVGARYLTTVDRLLQNPEEL; encoded by the coding sequence ATGGCCGAGTTCACGATGCCGTCACTGGGCGCCGACATGGACGAGGGGACGTTGCAGGAGTGGTTGGTGCAGGCCGGTGACCCCGTTAGCAAAGGCGATCCGGTCGCGGTCGTCGAGACCGCGAAGTCCACGATCGAGGTGGAGTGCTTCGAGACGGGCAGGATCGGGCAGCTGCTCGTGCCCCCGGGTACGACGGTGCCGGTGGGCACGCCGCTCGCACAGATCGAGCCGAGGGCGGAGGCCGGCACACCCACGAAACCGGAAGCGCCCGCGAAACCCACGCGATCCCCCCGCCTGCCGACGCCAGAGGGGGCAGGACCGACGGCACGGAAATCCCCACGGCGGAAATCAACGCCCCAACCGGCGCCAGCGGCGACGGCCGCTCTCACCGACCGCCACCGCGCCGACCACCCCCACGGCCACGGTGACGAAGGCCCCCTCGTCCGGCACCTCGCCGAGCGGGCGGGCATTGACCTGGACACCGTCCACGGGACGGGTCGTGGCAGGCGTGTCACCCGTGCCGATGTCCAGCGCACCGCTGCGGCAGCGCGGTCGCCCGCCCGGGTCACTCCCTACGCGCGGAGACTGGCCCGCGAACTGGGCATCGATCTCCACGGACTGACAGGCGCCGGCGCGGACGGCACCGTCCGCGCCTCGGACGTCCGCGCGGCGGCTCCCGGCCCGACGGTACCCGCCGAGCCCGAGTCCGACGGCAGCGCACCTGCCCGTCCCTCCGCGGTCCGGAGGGAGACAGGGATGCGCGAGGCCATCGCGGGTCTGATGGCCCGTGCCAACCGGGAGATCCCCCACTACTACCTGTCCACGAGCATCGACATGACCACCGCGATGCACTGGACGCACGAGCACAACCACCACTGCCCCGTAGGCGAACGCCTTCTCCCCGCAGCCCTGTTGCTCAAAGCCGCGGCCCGGGCGGCCCGAGAGGTACCCGAGTTGAACGGCTATTGGATCGACGGCCACTTCACCGCCGGTGACGAGGTGCGCCTGGGCGTGGCGGTGTCCCTGCGCGGCGGCGGGCTCATCGCCCCTGTTCTGCGGAACGCCGACGCTCTCGAACTCCCGGAGCTGATGGCTGAACTGAAGGACCTGGTCGACCGCGCCCGAAACGGCCGGCTACGCGGCTCCGAAGTGTCGGACCCCACCATCACGGTCACCAACCTCGGTGACCAAGGGGTGGAGGTGGTCCTGGGGGTGATCTACCCACCGCAAGTGGCCTTGGTGGGCTTCGGCCGGGTCGTCGAACGACCGTGGGCGGTCAACGGCCTGCTCGGCGTACGGCCGGTGGCCACGGCCACCCTCGCGGCCGACCACCGGGCAACCGACGGTGCCGTCGGGGCCCGCTATCTCACCACCGTCGACCGCCTCTTGCAGAACCCGGAGGAGCTATGA
- a CDS encoding alpha-ketoacid dehydrogenase subunit beta has protein sequence MVTDRPDERKTTYREAMREALREALRADDRVFLMGEDVGRYGGCFGVSLGLLEEFGPERIRDTPLSESAFVGAGIGAALNGMRPIVEIMTVNFSLLALDQILNNAATLLHMSGGQLPVPLVIRMTTGAGRQLAAQHSHSLEGWYAHIPGIRVLAPATIEDARHMLAPALNDPDPVLIFEHGSLYNATGELAPRTTPVDLDHAAIRRPGTAVSLITYGGSLPKALTAADALAADGIDAEVVDLRTLRPLDDAAIAASVARTHRAVVIDEAWRSGSLAAEVSARIAEDSLYELDAPVERVCSAEVPIPYARLLEQAALPQTADIVAAAHRAVD, from the coding sequence ATGGTCACCGACCGGCCGGACGAGCGGAAGACGACATACCGCGAGGCGATGCGTGAGGCCCTGCGCGAGGCACTGCGCGCCGACGACCGGGTCTTCCTCATGGGCGAGGACGTGGGCCGGTACGGCGGCTGCTTCGGCGTGAGCCTCGGCCTGCTGGAGGAGTTCGGGCCCGAGCGGATCCGTGATACTCCGCTGTCGGAGTCCGCGTTCGTGGGGGCGGGCATCGGCGCGGCGCTGAACGGGATGCGGCCGATCGTCGAGATCATGACCGTCAACTTCAGCCTGCTCGCCCTCGACCAGATCCTCAACAACGCCGCGACCCTGTTGCACATGTCGGGCGGTCAGCTGCCCGTCCCGCTCGTGATCCGCATGACGACGGGCGCCGGCCGGCAGCTCGCGGCCCAGCACTCGCACAGCCTCGAAGGGTGGTACGCGCACATCCCGGGGATCCGGGTGCTCGCCCCGGCGACAATCGAGGACGCACGCCACATGCTCGCCCCGGCACTGAATGACCCCGACCCCGTGCTGATCTTCGAACACGGCAGCCTCTACAACGCCACCGGTGAACTGGCCCCGCGCACCACCCCCGTGGACCTGGACCACGCCGCGATACGCAGACCGGGCACCGCCGTCTCCCTGATCACCTACGGCGGTTCCCTCCCGAAAGCGCTCACCGCGGCGGACGCACTGGCAGCCGACGGCATCGACGCCGAAGTCGTCGACCTGCGCACCCTGCGGCCCCTCGACGACGCGGCCATCGCCGCTTCCGTGGCGCGGACGCACCGCGCGGTGGTCATCGACGAGGCATGGCGCAGCGGCAGCCTCGCCGCGGAGGTGTCCGCGAGGATCGCCGAGGACTCGCTCTACGAACTGGACGCGCCGGTCGAGCGGGTGTGCAGCGCGGAAGTCCCCATCCCGTACGCACGGCTGCTTGAACAGGCCGCCCTCCCACAGACCGCCGACATCGTCGCGGCCGCGCATCGGGCGGTGGACTGA
- the pdhA gene encoding pyruvate dehydrogenase (acetyl-transferring) E1 component subunit alpha: MTPVRGTRKRKATIGATEAARAEHRGELLHAMLRIRRFEERCVELYSAAKIRGFVHLYIGEEAVAVGVNEALTAEDAVVSTYREHGHALARGLPAEAVMAEMYGKATGCSGGRGGSMHLFDTGRRFYGGNAIVAGGLPLAAGLALADRMRGHFRVTCCFFGDGAYAEGEFHETANLAALWGLPLLFVCENNLYAMGTALQRHEAQTDLALRAASYGMAAWAVDGMDVEAVERAARRATESIRGGGGPRFLEIRTYRFRAHSMYDPDRYRDKAEIEQWKTRDPIARLTDRMREDAEPVEAKLAEIERRITEEIDAAVDAAERAPEEPVGNLLRYVTSAPSEVR; encoded by the coding sequence ATGACCCCCGTCCGCGGCACCCGCAAGCGCAAGGCCACGATCGGTGCGACCGAGGCGGCCCGGGCCGAACACCGCGGCGAACTGCTGCACGCCATGCTGCGTATCCGGCGCTTCGAGGAGCGCTGCGTCGAGCTGTACAGCGCCGCCAAGATCCGCGGCTTCGTCCACCTCTACATCGGTGAAGAGGCCGTCGCCGTCGGCGTCAACGAAGCCCTGACCGCCGAGGACGCGGTGGTCTCCACCTACCGCGAGCACGGCCACGCGCTGGCCCGCGGTCTCCCGGCCGAGGCCGTCATGGCCGAGATGTACGGCAAGGCCACCGGGTGCAGCGGGGGCCGCGGCGGGTCCATGCACCTCTTCGACACCGGCCGCCGCTTCTACGGCGGCAACGCGATCGTCGCCGGCGGACTCCCGCTGGCCGCGGGGCTCGCGCTGGCCGACCGCATGCGCGGGCATTTCCGTGTCACCTGCTGCTTCTTCGGCGACGGCGCCTACGCCGAGGGCGAGTTCCACGAGACGGCGAACCTGGCCGCCCTGTGGGGTCTGCCGCTGCTGTTCGTGTGCGAGAACAACCTGTACGCCATGGGCACGGCCCTGCAACGGCACGAGGCGCAGACCGACCTGGCCCTGCGTGCCGCCTCCTACGGCATGGCGGCGTGGGCGGTGGACGGCATGGACGTCGAAGCCGTCGAGCGGGCCGCCCGCCGGGCCACCGAAAGCATCCGGGGCGGCGGCGGACCGCGCTTCCTCGAAATACGCACCTACCGCTTCCGCGCCCACTCCATGTACGACCCGGACCGCTACCGCGACAAGGCGGAGATCGAGCAGTGGAAGACGCGCGACCCGATTGCCCGGCTCACGGACCGCATGCGTGAGGACGCCGAGCCGGTCGAGGCGAAGCTCGCCGAGATCGAACGCCGGATCACCGAAGAGATCGACGCCGCCGTCGACGCGGCCGAGCGGGCGCCGGAGGAGCCGGTCGGCAACCTGTTGCGGTATGTCACCAGTGCTCCCTCGGAGGTGAGGTGA